ccttgTGGCTAGCACATTTTTCATGTACCTGCAGACTCCGGCCACTGCCCCGGTCTCACCCTCCATATTCCCTAACATTGCTGCACTCTTCTCTGACCATAATCTGGCACACCAAACTGCCTCTTGTCATTTATAGGCGAGTAAGTGAGTCTGGACGTTACCTGGAAATACTCATTGCTGTTTCTCAAGGATGTGTCCTCCAGGATCTTTTTGATAGAAATATGCTTGCCTTCCTTCAGTCCTGTAACAAGAGTCAGGTTTCTGCTTGGTTCATTAAGGCCAAATGTCAACCCATGTTCATGTTCTCCACTAAGATATGCAAGCCGCGTTCAGGCGTTACGTTCAACATTGCACAACAAATGTATACAggcagttacataagaacagccctgctggatcaggcccaaagcctgtctggtccagcatcctgtatttGCAAGCCCAGCTATGATATAGATGGGGAAATATCAGAGAGCAGGACAGGATGCTCCGATCAAGCTCCCTTAGATCAAGTCGCCCTCTGCTGGCAGCCAGCTCACCCTTTTGGAAGCCATTGGCTACCACCTTATGCACGCTTTCTTCAGAGTGCATCACCACACTGGAGAGGACCGGGCTGTTCATTCCCATCTGCCAAATTAAGTCGGTAAGGGAGGGTAGAGCCCCTGCTTTTCAGGCAGGAGGTCTCCAGGTCTGTCcctggcagagctgggaaagagaaCTAATTATTCGAATCGGAATTTATTCGAATCggaaatagaattaataataataatatctctgCCTGGAATccaggagagccactgtcagtcagtgcaggcaatattcagctaggtggaccaagggtctgactctataaggcagcttcatgtctcCAAGGAGAATGAAGCTTCCCTTCTCAGCTCCGTTTCTGAAATGTTGCATGGGCAAAAGAGGAAGAAAGACCTTCTCACCCTCAAACATCACAGCATCTCCATAGCCCTCCTGTTCCTTCTCCTTCAGCAGCCGGTAGCAGGCGCTGGGGCTGGCCAAGAGGAGGCGGAAACCCTGAAAACAAGCGAGAAGAGCTGTCAGAAGAGGTGGGCCAGAGGCAGGTGGAGCcgtttttaaaaggcaggcctGGAAGCTTCATGGAGAGCAGGAacgttgtggggttttttgctgcTAGAAGAGGATGTAAACGTCCTGAATAGACTTCTGAGGTTTCCAATAAGTCCATCATAGAAGGTTCTCGATtttgggtccctagatattgttggactactactcccaagGGCCATTGGGGCTAGGGATGtcgggaattgtagtccaacaacatgggaAGTCTGGAAGCTGAGCCCCCCATTTTTGCTAGCAGTTCACAAATAAAAAGCTCCACAATATGCCATTCGTGTCTTTTAATGTAATCTAGAAGCAAGGCTGCCAAAAGCAGGCCTCTCGCAGCAGTTTACACAAAGTGCAACATTTTCCAATATTGTCCTTGCAGACCAAAATCATCTTTAACTTGGCCATGGGGCCAACATTTCCTACAAGTAATCTTGCACATTTGGTGTCTTGATCCCCCAGGGGGATAAATAAATGCTACCGGGTAAGCCTTCTAAAACAGGATTAGTTAGACGTGTTCGAGCACAAGTACCTTTCTGTCGGAGGCTGGGACAAAGGACAGGAATTCATCCACGTGCCCTACCACCAGCCAGTCGGAATACAGTTCCACGGGAGACTGCACTTTCTGGGCATAGAGGAAGTCCCGGACCACTTTGACCATCCTGTCACCTTGGGGACTAGTAACAAAGAGAAGGAGCATTTGTTGAGggcagggctgctgaacttcggcccttctgcagatctTGGCCCACTGTGATTAGGGCTggcttgcttattttattttttacattttatatcccgctccttcctccaaggagcccagagcggtgtacgacatactgaggtttctctttcacaacaaccctgagaagtaggtgaggctgggagagaagtgactggcccagagtcacccagcaagtctcatggccgaatggggatttaaacttgggtctccccggtcctagtccagcactctaaccactacaccacacaggctGGTCTAGTcctaaaacagctggagggacgaagttgagcagctctggtttAGGGTCCATGCCCAAGCCACCAGTGGCTTTCGAGCAGCCGTGTTCAGTAGCTTCCCTCTTTCCACCAGCCTTTCCCAATGCTGAATCCCCCTGAAGAAGTCAagcagggaggagtggagctgggggaccctcaggggcccgggttctttgaacccactcgctcaattatagtgacacccctgGCAGGTTGGTTTCCTCTCTCTGCTCGCTCACCTGGGGAGGTGGCCCCCAAAGAGCATTCGGCCCAGGGGGTACTCTTTGCCTTTGACAGTCACCGGCGGGCTGACCTCCAGGTTCCCAAACGAGTCCAAGCCAGAGACGTTCCCTGTGACTGGTTCTCGGGTCACGTATCCAAAATCTGGACCCttgcaggcagacagacagaagcAGAGGGTAGGAATGTTGCCTCACAAGACAAGTCCTCTCTCTTTCAGTTCAATGATCCAGGAGCTAAGAAGTTCACCTACCAGAACACTCTTAATTGGGAAGTCCTTCAGCCCTCTGTTTCTAGGGGAGTCGAAGACCACCGGGAAAGTTTTGTGGGGTGCTTGAATGTAGCCAATCTCCATCTCATCCTGGttcagcaggggagagagaaaccTGGTTACCTCCTCGTGCCGAGCGGCTGAGCAGAATGGTACCCAAATGTGTGACTATCAAGATGCAATCAGGACAAAACAAGTAACTTTgggggcagtgtttcctctaacagggagtcccagatgatgttgactacaactcccagaatccccagctgcaatggcttttgcttggggattctgggagttgtagtcaacaacatctgggaagggaacccctcttagagggaacactgatctcagCCTGCAATTCTAGACGCATGCACCTTTCTTCCTTGTAAAAGGTTTCATACCTGGATCCAGCGGTCATGACGATTTTCCGCTTCAGGGCAGATGATGAGTTTGCAGCCAACTTTGTGGGTGACCTTGCTCAAAGATGCCACAAAATCGGTGTTGTCACCTGTACTGGATGTCAAAATAAGAaaaggaggcaggaaggaggacaTTGAGGCAGAGGCAGGAAAAAAGAAATATCCAGCAGAGGGGAGAAAGCTTTACACAGCCTCTAGAAGTCAGCTGAGCAAGCCAATGGATGGGCACACAGAATTGGTGCTTGGACATTTCCCAGCCAGGTGtggagagggaaagctcaggAGATGTGTGTGCAGCTGTCATGGGACCAGTCCAAtgtgccctctaacaggaatccccagatgttgactacagctcccagaatgctCAGCTGTCATAGTTTTTGCTTGGAgattttgggagctgtagtcaacaacatctgggaatccctgtcagagagaacactggactaGTCTAGCCACCATGAGACATTTTGACTTGCCAAAGTGTTGCATTGTGTAACCCGAGAGGAGTGTTCCAGTATCTCTAGGCTTACCCACAACACTTGCAGTACCCCAGAGGACATGgggtaggagaggagaggagagctggtctgggggtagcaagcatgacttgtccccttagcgaagaaGGGTCcatcctgattgcatatgaatgggagactagatgtgcgagcactgtcagatattcccctgaagtgatggagccgctctgggaagagcatctaagttccctccctggcaacatctccaagatagggctgagagagactcctgcctgcaaccttggagaagctgctgccagtctgggtagacaacactgagctagatggaccaagggtctgactcagtatatggcagcttcctgtgttcctatgacattgGGGGACAATTCCTGGAGTGCACACGTTCCTTCTCTGACACCCCTAATCCAAATATGGCCTCCCTGCAAGGGACCCTGGGGTGTGCCTCTCCAGTCCCATGCTGGGCCTCCATCAAAGTCCCACTGCTATGAAGCAGGCAGGACTGAAACGGGAGGAGGGCTCCTCTTCTGAAAAGAGATCAAGCATACAAGCACAGGTATAGTCCTCtcttccaaaacaaaaaacaaaaaaatgggagGAGTTAACCCCTCCAGAAGAAGAATCCAGGACATGAGACCCAGAATGCTGGCCACAGAACAGGAGCTGGTACCTGCAGACATAGACCGTCACCGGCTGCAAGGTGTTGGGAGTCATTATCCACGGGGCAATCCGGAACACCACCATGTCGTTGAAAATTGGTGCCTCGGGCAGCTCCTATAGCAGGGAGGAAATGCAAGAGAGAGACTGATAAAGAGGTGGGCACGCTGGATTCAGCCAAGAGCTGTTAAGACGACCAAAAGTGGAAAACCCCAGAGGTCAAGTGGAAGGGACTGGTCATTATCTCGGAAGAAGTGTAGTGAGGCTGGGGATACCAACTATTTCCAGATACtattactacaatatttatatactgcttgtcaaccaaagttctccaagtgatttacatagaaaaataaataatacatcaaaaaGATGgtccgctgtccccaaagggctcacaatctaaggcagatgccagcaacagcctctgaagggatgctgtgctggaggctggatagggtcagttgctctccccctgttaaatataagagaagcgcccctttgaaagatgcctctttgcttagttagcaggggtgatatgTAGAAGGGTTTCATGCAATCTGCTAAGGGGAGACAAAGATTTATAGCCGTTGATATGAGCCACAGATTCAAGTACTCAAGTTTGTCCTGAACTGAACGGTTTCGAGCTTCAGGccttggggtgggatgggggatgCATGCATGAACGCCCCCATGAAGGaactctctgcatgcagaaaagcAGTACATTAAGGAGGCTGTTACATGCAAGTTTTCTAGGTGCAAAACGTTTGATCAAGCAGAAAGTATCCACGGAGCATAAACCCACCGGGACAGCTTCGCAGAGTGCCCAGCCCAGAACTCTCCCTGCTCTTAAAAACGATTTATGTCTGTGAGTCTGGTGCGCTTTCAAATGCCCCCTTTTGCCTTCATACCTCAGCGATGGACTCCAGCAGCGTGACATGGAAAGAGACCAGGCCTGAAAAGTCGACATCGGGAAATTTCAGCCCTTCCACGTAAAAAATGTTCTCCTCTCGGCCGGAGCGGTGTTCCACCACGTAAGAGAGCTTCCCAGACCCCAGAACGTGCTGATATTGTCTCAGTTGCTTTTTGCCTGTCAACCAAAGAGAGAGTGTTATGATTTCATACCACTTTGGCACTGGGGTAAATAGCGTCTTGGAAGcattaacaaataaacaattAATAGTTTGCCACACAAAGGAATGTATCCCTAGCTGTctgtttggtttttctttttctgcagcAGACCCATCATCACAGAGCTTCAGTTCTGATACGTCACCTTAAGTTGCGCAGCAgggtaatgcttgactaacaagcagaaggttgccggtttgaatccccactggtattatattgggcaatagcgatataggaagatgctgaaaggcatcacctcatactgcatgggaagatgcaatggtaaacccctcctgtattctaccaaagaaaaccacagggct
The genomic region above belongs to Hemicordylus capensis ecotype Gifberg chromosome 16, rHemCap1.1.pri, whole genome shotgun sequence and contains:
- the LOC128338321 gene encoding protein-arginine deiminase type-3-like isoform X3; the encoded protein is MVKVPCCVPRWPLDPSMEVVVTMDTPSADVDEDKVRVSYYKDNGKMPIAKAMLHLTCVEISLDVDTNRSGTVTRRAKDKKNWTWGPEGKGAILLVNCDRDDPRESGMDNQDKEIQSYADLRDMSLMVLTTRGPDEVFEDHQLVLHISASDSDKVGVFHARGKKQLRQYQHVLGSGKLSYVVEHRSGREENIFYVEGLKFPDVDFSGLVSFHVTLLESIAEELPEAPIFNDMVVFRIAPWIMTPNTLQPVTVYVCSTGDNTDFVASLSKVTHKVGCKLIICPEAENRHDRWIQDEMEIGYIQAPHKTFPVVFDSPRNRGLKDFPIKSVLGPDFGYVTREPVTGNVSGLDSFGNLEVSPPVTVKGKEYPLGRMLFGGHLPSPQGDRMVKVVRDFLYAQKVQSPVELYSDWLVVGHVDEFLSFVPASDRKGFRLLLASPSACYRLLKEKEQEGYGDAVMFEGLKEGKHISIKKILEDTSLRNSNEYFQKCIDWNRDVLKEELELMEEDIIDVPQLFYPGFLRKASAYFPDTVNMLVLGKYLVIPKPFGPIIHGECCLEQEVRRLLEPLGLSCTFIDDYETYHQFLGEVHCGTNVRRKPFSFKWWNMIP